In Solanum lycopersicum chromosome 3, SLM_r2.1, the genomic stretch TAAGATGTACTAATTGATCAACTATATAGGAAAACAAATCAACCCTTTCTTATTGAAACTTTAcaatgatataatataattattaatttattcccACTAGATGGGGGAATCATGCTTTttgattaatcaaataaaatttatcataggATGCCTATCAGTCCAACCGGTGCACAGCTAATTAAACTCACTAACCACCATTATCATGACATTTTAAATTAACTCGGTTTTTagcaataattatatattacagCGAAGCTTAATCTTTAGGAGTAATATActctatattttaattataccTCACTTTTATGTAATAATTATTGGTCCCCCGTGGGGTGTTAAATTAATTTCACCAACTCTAGAATATGCTTTTTCTctctaattaatttattcacGAGACGTGATTCTGTTCTAGTACTGCACAATGTTAATTACATGTTGGGTTTTACGTGagatatattacatatattgtGTTTCATTAAATGCCcatgttgattaattaataacaaaaagtcACAAGTAGCAAGTGAAAATTATAAGCCAAAGTCTAGtactttatattattagtttaatttgtaATGAGCAAAGAATTATATTGTTTGTAAAAAAGCAAACATTATATCATACATTTAAAGTAAAGTTTGTAATgatcactctttttttttcaacttttaagtcTCGTTTATGTTATCAGCAGAAATAGTACTAAAAACTCGGTTTAATGTATTCATAAAGAGTACTTCctcttatctagagtagttagtagagttaaaatttttattaaaaggtttaaaatattaaaaaataaatatataaaaaaatttaaaatttatgatatatacatattaaaataatcttaattatatatatatatatatatatatataatttttttatcgaaGGATATTCAAATAAATCCGCACAATGAGAAATGGAGTTGCTTAACAACTACCGAAGGTTAAGAGGTCAAGATGGACATGCAAACGCAAGACAAACTTAGAAGCTACTTCAAACCATTACATACTATATTTTATCATTGACGTGTAACATTTtaactcaaaattttattttatttaaaaaaaactgaCAAGTTGTTCGTCAGTCCATTAAATTACTTTGCTACCCCTTTAAGGTgtgtcatattttttaaaaaattggacACTAACTCCGACTCAAAACACCTATATATGCATCAAACATCTAGGATTATCTTTAATCTATCACTATATCGGTTCCAttttatatattactttttgaattttaagagtcaaataaatttattgtttatcgtaattttttttaaatattttgaattattaattattgtgactcataatattttttagatagcttataaatatataaatttcatttcaaaaaaatagaaaatttcatGTGTAAATTTtcgatcaaatttaaattttttaaaccctcaaaatataaaatgtatcaTATAAATTGGGATAACGAAGGTATATTTCGCTAAAATAACGGAGCGCTAAAggtaaattcaaaaataagtaaagatgaattgaaaaataaaagagctTTAAGATATtacatttaatcaaataaattaattagttacaAGTGAGTAAATAGAACATTTTTTATTGAGAAAATTCATAAGTATACTTCAATTTATGcttgaaattttagagacacacttttactatattaaaattctattatcttttgaattgttttaaaaataattttctatttcttttcagcctacgtgacattagcttgaaaaaaatatcaacactCGTGTTGGACCCATAAAATAGTATCATATAGGTtcaaaaggggtagaaaattatttataaaataagtttaagagGATACTAGGACCTTAGTATGATATAATTATGCCTTGGAGATTTCGAACATAGGTTGAACAGATACCgatatatttttccatttttattagtAGTTGAAAAATCAAGGGGGTAAAATCGTCCAATTTAGTCAACAATTATTTTGGATGGACACGTGGCAAAAGATCCAGATAAACCAGAGAGATTAATAAGTTGGAAAACAAAGCGGCTGTAACAGGCCAAAATTTGGGGAGAAGTCGCCTTCTCTTTTCCTCTGACATTCCACCTCTGCAACGTTAATtaactatattttaatttatgtgacacatttTATTCGGAGTATaatgtaaattaatttttttaaaaatgtgtaCATGAATTGAGGGCAAGTCTATTTTTTGtacttgtattatattattaatcctAATTATATCCTCACTCTGTTTTTCTTTAATCTTCAAAATTCCGTCTTTTTCTATCCTCTTCATCAAAGACTGTGATTCCAGACCCACCAATaagatttagatttttttaatttttgcttttAGACTTTGTATTTTTATGTCTATATAACTTTCTGAGCACCATTTCATCTTTACTGCTAATGGCTTCTTTCTAATAAGGTATGTCTCTTTCTCTTATTCTTCTACCAGTCActtcaactctctcttgttctttttttcttttttcttttttgcattattttcaCTAGTCAACTTGTGTTCTATTATTCACTTTCTGTTCTATTTATTTTGGATGTTTTGTTTTTGTACATACTTGATTCTTGATGTAGCAGTATGCTAAGATCTGtgaaaaagattcaatttttatgtCCATGTAAAGGTCAACTTGTTTGTGGCATAAGATGGGTGTTGTTGGATCTGCTTTGGGATTGACCTAAAAAATACTTTGTATTTGCaggtaattttatttaatttattggtggttcttgtttatttttgtgtgtttttgCTGGAAGATGCCTGGAGTTGTTatggatgaaattcatgaagTAGGGGAGGTTaaagaattgaaggaaaatGGAAATTCTACACCATGTAAAGAGAATGAGGAGGGGGGTTTAGGTCCTCGAAATGGGGGCGAGGAGCATGTGGGTGATGGGGTGGTTGAGCCTTCCATTGAGGAACTTTATGAGAATGTGTGTGAGATGCAGAGCTCTGATCAATCTCCATCTAGGCATAGTTTTGGATCAGATGGAGATGAATCAAGGATTGACTCCGAGTTACGACATCTTGTGGGGGGAGAAATGAGGGAAGTGGAGATAATTGAGGAGGATGAGGAGGTGCAGAAGCCAGAGATTGAAGACTCTCGTAGCGATTCTGGCTCTAAGAAGGGAACTTCTGATGATGTGAAGTTGGATAATTCACCATCGTCTAGTACGAAGGATCCTTCTTCAGGGCAACCCAAGACGCCCTCTCAATTGGAGTTGGAATCAGAAACTTCAGCAAAATCAAATTCTAAGGGTAGGAGAGCTTCCCTTGATAAGAAAAATGGAAATAACACGAAGAAGGTAGTTGTGGGAGGTACCTCAAGGAGTAGGCAGAAGAGTTCGCCTGCTTCAGGATCAAAATTGAAGAATGGAACTGAGGACTCATCTGATTCAGGTTTAGACAATCCTGACCTTGGCCCCTTCCTGCTTAAGCAAGCAAGAGATTTGATAGCTTCTGGGGATAATTCCCATAAAGCTCTTGAATTGGCTCATCGAGCAGCGAAGTCATTTGAGAAATGTGCCAATGGAAAACCTAGTTTAGATGTGGTCATGTGTCTGCATGTAACTGCAGCGATATACTGTAATCTGGGCCAGTATGATGATGCCATTCCACTGATAGAGCACTCTTTAGAAATTCCGGTGGTTGAAGAAGGACAAGAACATGCCCTTGCCAAATTTGCTGGTTATATGCAATTGGGTGATACTTATGCAATGTTGGGCCAACTTGAGAACTCGATTGTTTCTTATACCACCGGTATGGAAATCCAAAGACAAGTGTTGGGAGATAGTGATCCCAGAGTTGGTGAGACTTGTCGATATCTTGCTGAGGCTCATGTTCAGGCTTTGCAGTTCGATGAAGCGGAGAAGCTTTGTCAGATGGCTCTTGACATACATAAAGAGAACGGTTCGCCACCTTCACTAGAGGAAGCTGCAGACAGGAGGCTGATGGGACTAATTTGTGAGTCAAAGGGAGACCATGAGGCTGCTCTCGAGCATCTTGTTCTGGCCAGTATGGCCATGGTAGCAAATGGGCAGGAATCTGAGGTGGCATCTGTTGATTGTAGCATTGGAGACACATATTTGTCTCTGAATAGGTATGATGAAGCCATTTTCGCTTACCAAAAGGCACTCACAGCTCTCAAGTCTAGCAAAGGAGAAAACCATCCCGCCGTTGCATCTGTTTTTGTCCGTTTGGCTGACTTGTACAACAGGACGGGAAAGCTAAGGGACTCAAAGTCATACTGTGAAAATGCCCTCAGAATATATGGGAAGCCCATACCTGGGATTGCTCCAGAGGAGATTGCTAATGGTCTTACTGATGTTTCTGCTATTTATGAGTCGATGAATGAGCTTGATCAGGCGCTCAAGTTGCTACAGAGAGCGCTGAAGATTTATAACAATGCTCCTGGGCAGCAGAACACCATAGCGGGTATCGAAGCCCAAATGGGGGTGATCTATTATATGTTAGGAAAATATTCTGAATCTTACAACTCCTTTAAAAGTGCCATTTCAAAGCTCAGAGCAAGTGGAGAGAAGAAATCAGCATTCTTCGGAGTCGCCCTTAACCAAATGGGGCTTGCTTGTGTACAGCGGTATGCAATAAATGAGGCAGTCGAGTTGTTTGAAGAATCAAAGGTCATTCTGGAGCAAGAATATGGACCTTATCACCCCGAGACGTTGGGAGTGTACAGCAACCTTGCTGGCACATATGATGCTGTTGGCAGGTATGTCAATCGCTACGTCTACTTACTTTGCAATTCCTTTAAAGAAGCACCATACatactttatcatttatatGGTGTGATTTGTTATGTTCTTGAGAGCTTAAGCATTtgctttaatttgttttattatcTGAAATATTTTTCTGCTGTTTTACGGTTTTGCATGCTAGACTTGGTGGGGTAACTTTTCTTCTTGTGCTGTCTGCTTTCTGATGAAATCCCACCTTTAAGACATTGGTATAATTTGTGACTTGTTACTTTCATAATTGAAAAGTGAACATTTATAAGACAGCTCCCTCCACAAAAAAGTAGTAAAATTTGTCAAAGTTTTGGCCAACCAAGTGAAACAGGTTTGTTTAACTAGGAGCAAGTATCTGCTAAGAAGTCTTTATTGGCAGGCATCACAAAAGTGTATTCGTCGTTATGAATCATGATTCTGTAATGCACGTCTGTTTTTCCAACTACATGGTGATCTTGAAACGAATTGCAGGTTGGATGAGGCTATTGAAATATTGGAATACATTGTTGGGGTGAGAGAGGAAAAGCTAGGGACAGCAAATCCAGACGTTGCTGACGAAAAGAAAAGGTTGGCTGAGCTACTAAAAGAGGCTGGTAGAGTTCGAAATAGAAAAGCCAGATCACTGGAGAATCTACTCGATGCTAATCACCGTCCTAATGCTATAAATAATGATTTGATTATAGTATGATTATGAACACAATGTacatgaaaaattcaaatattttgagatatttatcAGAGTCGAGAAAAAAAGGTATAGGTTGAAGGCTTTATTAATTGAATCTTGTTCTGGCATGAATTGTCATAATGCTGAATGTGGGCATCTTGATCACAAAGTTGTTGTATTGGTCTTGTtttgttttcatattcattgataAATTTATTCTGCCCAGTTGTTGCAACTCTGTAATCATTTGTATATCATTatagaaagaaaagaataatactTTTTTATACACCATCACAATTTTTTAGCATTTTAATGAGCTGTCCTTGAGAGAAATACTATACAATTATTTGCACAGTTCAATTAGATAAGTATATCCTTGAAACTAAAGTTCTGTTTCTGATTCTCCCACCCCACCCTTTGAACATAAGCTAGAGTCGGCTAATATGAATTCTCACTGTCCATGTCGCTCCAGGCAAGTCTATCTTAGTCCAATAACATAACCATATAAAATACCGAATATATGAGTAATATCTGGTTGGCACTATACCAACCCCATGATTCAGCAATCACCAAAGTTTGGTTGGTGGAATTGGAATGTAGACAGTTATAATTACTTGTCTTTTCATTGTCACTTCTAAATTTCATAACATAGCTGTTATATACtggaaaaaaacaaatttcatcAGTGACGTGACATATCATACTAATTATCTCTCCCAACACCAGCACCCCTACTCCACCTTTTCGcttatagttaaaaaaaaaatcattcattttCCGAGGAAATATTTTCTTTCGTACCAGTCACATTTTCCTAACTGGAAAATGGGGTATGGTTATCATAATTATAAGATGTTGATGTTaggtgaaagaaaataaaattttagagcTAAGGAGTCCCCATCTGTTCCAGCTAGAAATGGTATACAATGGCTCCATGTATATATAGTTGATGTTTATAAAATTGGTCCCCCATACCCTTTGCTTTTACTTCACCAAAAAAACAAATAGTAGATGGTGGTGGGTCTTTTAGATTTGTTGGGACCTTATTTTCATAGTAAAACTTTTCTCTGGATATTAACTTGTCTAGCTGTACCAAAATTCACAATCATACTTTGGATTTATTGATACTAAAAGAATTCATATGtccttttcatttcttttctatgcatccaaatgtgatattatatTACAATTTACAAGTGAGAAATTCACAAAAATTGTCCCTTGTACTTAGGGTAAGATTCGACACAATCCCTTAAATATCTCTCTAAGCAATTTTTGGTCTTTTAAAGTTTTCCCagaaatgagttttttttttttatatctccGTTTTGAGTATTTAACAAACTTTGACAGATAGGTTTTAAGAAACATGACTTCGGAAGGATGTGACAGTATTTTGAGTAGGGAAAATTGTAATTTGCGGCtatagtttttcaatttttgttattcgtttgatttgtattgtataatttgaTTCCGATCGTATAAATTTAGATTTTTGTAATGCatactttaattatttatatacgatttatgaaaaatttataataattatcttttttttatatatattgacatgcgaaatatacaaatagagttctgaaattttcctaaatgtATACATACTTGCTTCATTTGTATTTTCGCTATTGAAATATACAAATCACAACCTTAATAGCAAAATGATAGTTGTATAACTccattatcaaaattataattataaagtcttattatatctattatttttactatttctagaaccttttctttttagtatgcGTAACGCATAAAATTTTATGACTTATTAAGACGAATCCATGTAATTAAAACACATGTCAGTTAGCTTAGGTACttaatgaactttttttttaatggacATTGTAGAATATGCCgcgatatttttttataaaaagtttgaAACGAAAATGTACAATAATTGAGACAAGTGATATGTGTCAATTCATTAATTTCTAGTGAGTCGTTTGATTTATTTAGGAGTTTTTTAATACTAGTTTTCTGTGGCACTGAATCTTATcacatttattagtttatttgaaattttatgcGTTTCAATTCTGTATTTTTGCAATATATAAAGAGCACAACATTGTTCGATTTCAATTCTTCATTACAAAACCTTTTTTTTCCCCTACTTTACTGGATCCCTATAAAATTAAGAAGCtttaaatgaagaaaaacaataaaagatgatgaaagtACCAAAGAAGTAAGAGGCAAAtacaaatgaaattttaattttagactTATGCTTTATGtcaaatacatttttatttagatatttggAACAATCTtaataattaagttgattatagtttaatttttttttttatttctccttCTTCTGCTCCGTGCAATTAAATAGtaagcataatatatatatattcgattctaaatttgttttcaaattttgagtttgatctttaattttcatagtgcacaaataaacattttaattatcctacctttaaataaataaacacgcgATTTTTGAAGCCAAAGAAAATGAAATGCAAATGCTCCCATGTTTATTAGTGAGCCACTCAATGACTgtcaactaattaaatattttacacgTCCATTTTAGAATTAAAGAGATATTAAAgtgaaattttatttggaaatataaatataaatatatatatataaaaggaattCTTTAAGGTAGAGTTGTCagcactttttaaaaaaaaaaatttttgttGTGAGTCTCAAAAATTACTTCCAACTCGCACAAAATACGTGCACATTACGCGTTTTGCCAGGTAgcatgtttattttattaaaaaattagatgattAAAGTacttgtttgtgcattatgaaaattgaaactcagaattaaaatttaaaatcaaatttagaatctacatatattatgttaaaatattaataataacaaaattacaaaatcattacctttttcttttaaaataataatcaaccccagaaaaataaaatgtagtCTTGCAAATGGAAACGGGAAAAAACAGAGGGAAACTCGTAAAAGGTATAAAAGATTTTGATCTTTTCTTTTATGGATGATTATAATAGTTGGAGTTTTGGTCGGAGATGAGCGAAATCACCGGAGAATTCTGATATCACCGTCGAAGTTTTAGGTAATTAATCTCATTCCCAGTGTGAATGAACTTAATCGATGTCTAtgcgtttttttttttcaatttgacgAAACTGGGAATTGATAATTTGTTTCCCTGAAAATTCAGTGCAGTTCATTGGTCGAGCATGGAAACTCCATCTGATAATCCTCCTAACGTTGATTCCCAAAATCCGGGTATGTTTTTCTTTGAGGCCTTATTGATTGATTTCTCCAATACTAGGGTGTACTTGAGACATCAATCTGATTGCTGTTTTTTTTCGTTTATTTGTCCTATGAATTTGTTCTTCTTCAGTTTTTGTATCAGTTAGGCTTCTTCTGCACTTTGTTATTCTGGTAATTGGGGCACAGGTTGATCCAGGATTTGAATTTCATGTGTTAAACTTTTTTATGACTTCTTTTCCCACTCAACACATTTTACtcttaaaattatgaataagtTCCGTATCGAAAATATTGGGTTCGTTGAGCATCGGTGTGgctaggtgatttcttcccatTTGTCCTAGCTTTGTGTATAGAGTTATGTAGTACCTGTTGCTGGTGGGAGGTGACAGGTATCTTGTGGAAATAGTGGAGGTGCTAGCAAGCTAGCCCGGACACCACGATtattaagaataacaaaatattggGTTCCGTTTAACAGTAGAATATCAGGGGAGGGGTTTGGGAGGGTAGCTGCAACTTTTGGTTTCCGAAGCAGTTACATTTTTTGTAACTTGATGTTGCATATGGTGATTATTGGTTTAACTTTGGTAGACTTTCTTTTTATGAATCCAAAACTAAATCCTTATGTTGCCAAATAGACActgtatataaattataatctctaatatttttttggttactTCAACGGTTCCTGTAGCAACTAGTGGAGTTGCTATAACTTAATTCTCCAACAGTCTGAGATTTCTGACCATCATAGGTAGACTGCTCCAGCAGTTCCTGACACTGTTGATAAAATCTGAGAGCAACAAGAGTAAACTAATGGCACTCCTAAGTTATTGAAAGGGAGAGCGACTCAGTCACTATAAGAGAGCTCCCTTAATAACCAACACAAATACACAGACTGTTATATATAAAGAAGAAGATTTTACATGTGGAAGAGACAAATATGATATACACCACTCGAAATTGAAGCTTCCTAATTCTGTGATCAATAACATACTGCCTGAAATAAACATTTCCTCCCTCCACTTGGAATCTACTTAGTTTATCGTGTATATCATCTGGGAAGGGAATAGTGAATACCcatttatcatatataaatgacttatttttcctttctctttcCCGGAAGAGGGAGAGACCATCTTGCTTTGGAGAAATGTTGCATCTCCAAAGATACGATGGAAATGTATCTCTCGGTGACTGCAACTAGGTAGTGTGAAGACTCCAAGGAGTTATAGTTACATGTTAATTATCTTATTATCATGTGAAGAACCTATGCCATGGGAGTAACATACAGTACTAAACTTTAGGCAATATCTGTAGAAAGGTCTAGCTTAAACTGTACGAAAAACGGAGTCTGGGGTTCCATGAAATTCTCATATCCTTGTGCTTTCTCTTTTCTGAGTATGCTTTGcatttagaaaaaaatcaagtttAGATGTAGCTTTGATATCTGttctacaaaaatatttttcatttatcttaTGGTAGAAAAACTAAGTTGCAGAGCATCCATTTGAGTTGAATTTTGTtaaattcacttttattttGCTGATATCTAGATATCTATTATATTCTTTGTTTCATTAACTTGAGCTTTATTGGATTATATTTTCTACACACCCATTTATCGATGTAAGGAGTTTTTCGGCAGAGAATATTTTTCACCTTTTGTTTGGAAAGGAAGAAAGACAATAGTTGCTACACAAATAAACTCCTAATATGCTCTTAAAGCTCTTGCaagaaaaagttgagttttttcATCTGTGAAAGGAGATCTAATCATTGTGCTCCACCTTAGCCAATGTATTATAATTCATCTTCTAGGAATGCACTCATTTTCTCTTTGATGCTTATAATTGAATTGTATTCGGCGTATGTGTTCTTTAGATTTTTTGAGTTGAATGGATTACTTACTTAACAAATTTCCATCTGTCTTTAAAAAGTCAATTCTCCAACTATGTTTGTCATTTTGCAGCTACCATGTCACAACCAGCTGCTAAAGATCATGATGCCAATCCTGAGGCTACAAGAGAGAACTCTCCAGCTTCTGTATTTGTAAACTCAGAACCAGTTCGGGAGGAGCAAGTTGAAAATGCTGTAAAGTTTCTTTCACATCCAAGGGTTAAGGAATCTCCGGTCATGTATAGGCGTTCTTTTCTTGAGAGGAAGGGGCTTACAAAGGAGGAGATAGATGAAGCCTTTCGTCGAGTTCCGGTAGGCAACTTTCTGGTGTTTGACCTTCAATCTTGGCTTAATTTTATGCATGTAGTGATAAAATTAAGATAACATCAAAAACATGTCTAAATGACAGGATCCCGCTCCAACTGTTTCTACCACACAGCCAGTATCTGCAAATGAAGGTGATTCTAATGTTCTCCAGAAAGGACcttttttgttgtgttttgatATTCCTTTTTCTCAATTGAGACCATGATAATGTCTATGGTCATTAGACTTATGACATTGCTGCTTTGCTTTCTTGATGATAGATGAGAAAGTGAAATCTCCATCAACTACTCAAGCACTGTCTGCATCGCAAAATCTGCAGTTTGCATCAGCTCAACAGAGTAATACCATGAGAAAAAGGggatatttttctcatttccaTTGGATTCATGCAGTAATGGCTGTTGGCATAATGGCTGCTTCAGGAGCTGGTACAGCTTTACTTCTCAAGGTATACTTTCTAAGAAGCTTCAAGTCTATCATGCCACTTGATACCACATTTGCTGAATTGAGCATGTATTCTGTCATTGTCTAATTGAGAATTTGATGTGATGGATCTTCAAACTGTTGAGATTTTCGAAGTACTTCTAATTGAATTTTGTAGGCAAAACGTACCTTTTCTTTGCATACATGTATACTTTTTAGTGACCCTTGATGATTTTTTGAACtttctttcaaataaatataacatatcCATCAAAACTAAAGCTTCATGCAAATCTCAAAGTCCTTTTTGGACATGAATgcagctttttatttatttcttataattttaaactattcaATATTTGACCTAGGGCATTGGTTTAGCCATAAGAGCACAATGAGTGAGGTGTAGGTTAGGCGGACACCAGGGATTTGAATCCCTGCTGCAGTCAAACACCAGGTATTCACTTGGAAAAGGGTAGAGGGACTGACCCATTATCCATCAAATTTCAGACCATGCACCGTTGACACTCGAGGGTTTtctgatttttcaaaaaactaaatttaaacTATCATCAGATATCAAAGATTTTCTTTGCGCAAAACCAGCGTTCTAAAAAGAGAAACTTCATTCTTTGATTGTCCTCTGCTTTTGGCTTCTCTAAGGTGCAAGTTTATGGGCTTATTCCATGAATTATTTTATGGGAATAGTTTGTTAAAACATTAAATGCTTTTCTTTCTAATCCAATTTGAGGACATCTAGATTTCTCCATTTGTCCCTTATCCTGCTATAGTTTTGGAAGATAGTGCCAATATATCAGTTCATCTCTTGTTTGGTACACTTCTATTACTTGATCAGATACATAGAATTAGGTTTTAAATCATTAAACATTCTCTTCGTTGGTTTAGTTTTTGTTTACGTTCAAAATTACTTCTGGTGGTTAAACGTTGTAGAAGCTTGATAGCTAGTGTTTTctcatagaaaaaaaaaaatcaaaagcagGACTAGCAATTCATTTAAATCTGATATTCGATTATTCAAGAGTATCTAGTGAATTTGGTTTTGCTCTGAGATATGACACTTTTGGCACGGAATTTAAACAGTGACCGCGAGTATTTGTTGAGTGTACTTTTTCTCTGATATTTGAAACACTTCGTATGGTGGATGGAGCAGTGACAATGCATGAATCTGTGATGACATATTTCACTATTTATCTGATAACTGGCCCAGTAACAAAATGCTTCTGACTCTTCCATTCCGTGATTCTATTAGATtctaatattcaaatttttgaacaaTGATTTTAATTCATGGTTTGAAtcgattttttgaaaattatgctTCTAGCCTATGGTATTATATTGCTAGTATCATTATCACCCCACTAAAAATGGTTATGTGCTTTTGCCAGCATATTATTATACCCCGGTTTAAGTCTTGGATTCGCAAAGTTGTAatggaagaagaagatgaaaaaggCACTCTAAAGGGAAGACCAAGTCTAGCAGAAGAAGCTGCTGTTGCTGCAAAAGCAGCTGCTGCTGCTGCAGTTGATGTGGCCCGCGCAAGCCAGGAGATGTTGGCCTCTAAAACTGAAGGTTTGTTAGTAAAGTTCTCTGCATTAATACTGAAACAGTTTCTCTTGCTTGTT encodes the following:
- the LOC104646605 gene encoding protein KINESIN LIGHT CHAIN-RELATED 3 — its product is MPGVVMDEIHEVGEVKELKENGNSTPCKENEEGGLGPRNGGEEHVGDGVVEPSIEELYENVCEMQSSDQSPSRHSFGSDGDESRIDSELRHLVGGEMREVEIIEEDEEVQKPEIEDSRSDSGSKKGTSDDVKLDNSPSSSTKDPSSGQPKTPSQLELESETSAKSNSKGRRASLDKKNGNNTKKVVVGGTSRSRQKSSPASGSKLKNGTEDSSDSGLDNPDLGPFLLKQARDLIASGDNSHKALELAHRAAKSFEKCANGKPSLDVVMCLHVTAAIYCNLGQYDDAIPLIEHSLEIPVVEEGQEHALAKFAGYMQLGDTYAMLGQLENSIVSYTTGMEIQRQVLGDSDPRVGETCRYLAEAHVQALQFDEAEKLCQMALDIHKENGSPPSLEEAADRRLMGLICESKGDHEAALEHLVLASMAMVANGQESEVASVDCSIGDTYLSLNRYDEAIFAYQKALTALKSSKGENHPAVASVFVRLADLYNRTGKLRDSKSYCENALRIYGKPIPGIAPEEIANGLTDVSAIYESMNELDQALKLLQRALKIYNNAPGQQNTIAGIEAQMGVIYYMLGKYSESYNSFKSAISKLRASGEKKSAFFGVALNQMGLACVQRYAINEAVELFEESKVILEQEYGPYHPETLGVYSNLAGTYDAVGRLDEAIEILEYIVGVREEKLGTANPDVADEKKRLAELLKEAGRVRNRKARSLENLLDANHRPNAINNDLIIV
- the LOC101246234 gene encoding peroxisomal membrane protein PEX14 isoform X1, whose protein sequence is METPSDNPPNVDSQNPATMSQPAAKDHDANPEATRENSPASVFVNSEPVREEQVENAVKFLSHPRVKESPVMYRRSFLERKGLTKEEIDEAFRRVPDPAPTVSTTQPVSANEDEKVKSPSTTQALSASQNLQFASAQQSNTMRKRGYFSHFHWIHAVMAVGIMAASGAGTALLLKHIIIPRFKSWIRKVVMEEEDEKGTLKGRPSLAEEAAVAAKAAAAAAVDVARASQEMLASKTEEKRYFEELTNLLNYQVQEMKSMSSALQKLEGKSSTSGRIPAMERDDKRVSISNSTDINDQPPNPYQPVPNPRFGPKPKPWEIGQNQNSSRSFFQSQGSGDGLNYEYQDSSTPWWQRKSGRITVTEAENEEKFGYTAAPTEVRPVQRSWVPPQPPPVAMAEAAAAIRQPKKSLLQKEKLTSDELRASSSEMSDDDLQRITKISESGGLTETNRSGFGQQLSGTPITNGDNVLNS
- the LOC101246234 gene encoding peroxisomal membrane protein PEX14 isoform X2, with amino-acid sequence METPSDNPPNVDSQNPATMSQPAAKDHDANPEATRENSPASVFVNSEPVREEQVENAVKFLSHPRVKESPVMYRRSFLERKGLTKEEIDEAFRRVPDPAPTVSTTQPVSANEDEKVKSPSTTQALSASQNLQFASAQQSNTMRKRGYFSHFHWIHAVMAVGIMAASGAGTALLLKHIIIPRFKSWIRKVVMEEEDEKGTLKGRPSLAEEAAVAAKAAAAAAVDVARASQEMLASKTEEKRYFEELTNLLNYQVQEMKSMSSALQKLEGKSSTSGRIPAMERDDKRVSISNSTDINDQPPNPYQPVPNPRFGPKPKSVCSLFLDNMTNFRHHPSTRKLPSGSSSLKH